A window from Citrus sinensis cultivar Valencia sweet orange chromosome 5, DVS_A1.0, whole genome shotgun sequence encodes these proteins:
- the LOC127902332 gene encoding uncharacterized protein LOC127902332, whose product MTYQSPFTMEIRTAALPEAFAMPQIPQYSGTTDPSEHAELYRDQMLIKGVDESAMCRMFTHTLTSPAKSWFRSLKAGSISSLHQLLSEFTKEFFYASTQDRVASKLAFIKQGKAEPLPEYVSRFHQEVLRTGAFGNQYTLTHFEKNLRLGKLWRSFQKKRPLSYEEARSRALQQVEMDEKCQLKRQEDKADVTKNKEKPKRVEAPIPRVPRARSPPRAALRGRGYNPQGTSRVPQPPRSPPLDQREPPPRPRYESYHPLNRSPEQIFYHIRDSGLLRPPKPMKKYPNMKRSLKYCEFHEDFGHSTAECFTLREEIESLILSRYLKEFVAGMREARKSAEQDKGKQVADGSPEREVPPGHKKGVYVKMIMGGLTLAGQFRRAIKGYGRSLSITTNIGREVNLNE is encoded by the coding sequence ATGACCTACCAATCGCCATTCACTATGGAGATTAGGACGGCAGCTCTCCCCGAGGCGTTTGCCATGCCTCAGATACCCCAATACTCGGGTACCACTGACCCCTCGGAGCATGCTGAGCTATACCGTGACCAAATGCTTATCAAGGGGGTAGATGAGAGCGCCATGTGTAGGATGTTTACGCACACACTCACGAGCCCCGCGAAGTCATGGTTTCGCTCTTTGAAAGCGGGTAGCATATCTTCCTTACACCAATTGTTATCCGAATTTACTAAAGAGTTTTTCTATGCTTCCACTCAAGATAGGGTAGCCTCCAAACTTGCCTTTATCAAGCAAGGGAAAGCCGAGCCTTTGCCGGAGTATGTAAGTCGTTTCCACCAAGAGGTGCTGCGAACTGGAGCATTTGGAAACCAATACACATTGacccattttgagaaaaatttacGGTTGGGCAAGTTATGGCGTTCCTTTCAAAAGAAGCGTCCACTCTCATATGAGGAAGCCCGTTCTCGGGCGTTGCAGCAGGTGGAGATGGACGAAAAATGCCAATTGAAGCGCCAAGAAGATAAGGCCGACGTTACAAAGAACAAGGAGAAGCCCAAGAGGGTGGAGGCCCCAATACCGCGGGTACCCCGAGCACGGAGCCCTCCACGGGCTGCCCTGCGGGGACGAGGGTATAACCCTCAAGGTACCTCAAGGGTACCCCAACCTCCAAGATCGCCACCACTGGATCAGCGAGAGCCACCACCGAGGCCTCGGTACGAATCTTACCACCCACTGAATCGATCCCCAGAGCAGATCTTCTACCATATTCGGGATAGCGGCCTCCTCCGTCCTCCTAAGCCAATGAAGAAGTACCCCAACATGAAGCGTAGCCTGAAGTATTGCGAGTTCCATGAGGACTTTGGTCACAGCACAGCCGAGTGCTTCACCTTGCGAgaggaaattgaatctttgatTCTCAGCAGGTACCTCAAAGAATTTGTTGCTGGCATGAGAGAAGCTCGGAAATCTGCGGAACAGGATAAAGGCAAGCAGGTAGCTGATGGCAGTCCTGAACGAGAGGTACCCCCTGGACACAAGAAAGGCGTGTATGTCAAGATGATCATGGGCGGACTGACTTTAGCGGGCCAATTCAGGAGGGCTATCAAAGGCTATGGTAGATCGTTGTCGATAACCACCAATATTGGCAGAGAAGTCAACCTTAATGAATGA